The proteins below are encoded in one region of Nocardioides marmorisolisilvae:
- a CDS encoding maleylpyruvate isomerase family mycothiol-dependent enzyme: MAGPVTGNAMSARATGGPKSVELEALLRDLGDETGYLMGLLLALPTPAWDTPTPAEGWTVRDQVSHLAFSDNAAHHAITDERRFEQLRAEALLDLAEFIERANIPGRRLPGNELLGQFLRARMELIESLRSVAPQVRIPWFGPAMSVASFATARLMETWAHGQDIIDALGLSPVATDRLRHIADLGVRTLPNSFRVRGRPVPTAPVRVELTGPHERGYGVGAHRRRRTTSPARRSTSVSSLRSDAISSTHAWPWWATWRRNGWQLPKPSPAHRGRVDVPASFQSENG; the protein is encoded by the coding sequence ATGGCAGGGCCGGTGACAGGCAACGCGATGAGCGCCCGCGCCACCGGCGGCCCAAAGAGCGTGGAGCTCGAGGCACTGCTCCGGGATCTCGGTGACGAGACCGGTTACCTGATGGGCCTGCTCCTCGCCTTACCGACGCCGGCATGGGACACACCCACACCAGCGGAAGGGTGGACCGTGCGGGATCAGGTGAGCCACCTGGCCTTCTCCGACAACGCGGCCCACCATGCGATCACCGACGAACGTCGGTTCGAGCAGCTTCGCGCCGAGGCCCTTTTGGACCTCGCGGAATTCATCGAGCGCGCAAACATTCCAGGACGGCGGTTGCCCGGAAACGAGTTGCTGGGCCAGTTTCTACGTGCTCGAATGGAATTGATTGAGTCGCTTCGCTCCGTTGCACCGCAGGTGCGAATCCCCTGGTTCGGGCCCGCCATGAGCGTCGCTTCATTCGCCACCGCTCGTCTCATGGAGACGTGGGCACACGGGCAGGACATCATTGATGCTCTCGGGCTCAGCCCGGTTGCGACAGACAGGCTCAGGCACATCGCGGATCTCGGGGTCCGCACACTTCCAAATAGCTTCCGAGTACGCGGTCGTCCAGTGCCAACGGCACCGGTTCGAGTAGAGCTCACCGGACCCCATGAGCGCGGATATGGAGTTGGGGCGCACCGGAGGCGACGAACCACGTCACCGGCCCGGCGCTCGACTTCTGTCTCGTCGTTACGCAGCGACGCCATCTCCTCGACACACGCCTGGCCGTGGTGGGCGACGTGGCGACGGAATGGATGGCAGTTGCCCAAGCCTTCGCCGGCCCACCGGGGGAGGGTCGACGTCCCGGCCAGTTTCCAGTCGGAAAACGGTTAG
- a CDS encoding IS1634 family transposase, whose protein sequence is MVFVRKVPGRSGSTKVQLAERRDGRDVVLEHLGTARDDAELAVLFAVARRRMHEGQEALDLDGVGLEDEGVPTRPAPITSKRSALLWQVLTSAYTRLGFDAIDDEAFAQLVLARIIEPTSKADSVRVLNEIGAPTVSLRTMFRSLQRAQERDYRDRIAAACFDHAMITGDVSLVLYDVTTLYFEAENEDQLRKVGYSKERRVDPQIVVGLLVDRRGFPLEIGCFEGNKAETLTIIPIVKQFQARHGVADMVIVADAGMLSATNLRELDEAGLRFIVGSRVTKAPKDLESHFRWHGTAFADGQVIDTITPRDQRGTAVKASDPMRRAEPVWDPKVHAKSWRAVWAYSRKRAVRDNKTLSLQENKARAVVAGERAARTPRFVKSRNGATVLDEASLARARELVGLKGYVTNIPADLMPAGEVVASYHDLWHVEQSFRMSKTDLAARPIFHHTRDAIEAHLTIVFAALAIARDLQNSTGASIKKIITTLRPIQEITVRIAGHEHLAADPTTPAAQAILTALQARPH, encoded by the coding sequence GTGGTGTTTGTGCGGAAGGTCCCGGGGCGTTCGGGGAGCACGAAGGTCCAGCTCGCTGAGCGTCGCGACGGGCGTGATGTCGTCCTCGAGCACCTTGGCACGGCCCGCGACGACGCCGAGCTGGCGGTGCTGTTCGCGGTGGCGCGTCGACGCATGCACGAGGGCCAGGAGGCTCTCGACCTGGACGGTGTCGGCCTTGAAGATGAGGGCGTGCCAACCAGGCCTGCCCCGATCACGAGCAAGCGCTCAGCGCTGCTGTGGCAGGTCCTCACCTCGGCCTACACGCGGCTGGGGTTCGACGCCATCGACGACGAGGCCTTCGCGCAACTGGTGTTGGCGCGGATCATCGAGCCGACCTCGAAGGCCGACTCGGTCCGGGTGCTGAACGAGATCGGCGCGCCGACGGTGTCGTTGCGCACGATGTTCCGGTCACTGCAGCGAGCCCAGGAGCGCGACTACCGCGATCGGATCGCGGCTGCCTGCTTCGACCACGCGATGATCACTGGCGACGTCAGCCTGGTGCTCTACGACGTGACCACGCTCTACTTCGAAGCCGAGAATGAGGACCAACTCCGCAAGGTTGGCTACAGCAAGGAACGCCGGGTCGATCCGCAGATCGTGGTCGGGCTGCTGGTCGACCGGCGTGGGTTCCCGCTCGAGATCGGCTGCTTCGAGGGCAACAAGGCAGAGACGTTGACGATCATCCCGATCGTCAAGCAGTTCCAGGCTCGGCACGGCGTCGCTGACATGGTGATCGTCGCTGACGCCGGGATGCTGTCGGCGACGAACCTGCGCGAGCTGGACGAGGCGGGCCTGCGGTTCATCGTCGGGTCGCGGGTGACGAAGGCCCCGAAGGATCTGGAGTCCCACTTCCGCTGGCACGGCACCGCCTTCGCCGATGGGCAGGTAATCGACACCATCACCCCCAGGGATCAACGCGGCACCGCGGTGAAGGCCAGTGACCCGATGCGGCGGGCCGAACCTGTCTGGGACCCGAAGGTGCATGCGAAGTCGTGGCGGGCGGTGTGGGCCTACTCCCGCAAGCGAGCTGTGCGAGACAACAAGACCCTCTCCTTGCAGGAGAACAAGGCCAGGGCGGTCGTGGCCGGCGAGAGGGCCGCGAGGACGCCCCGGTTCGTGAAGTCCCGCAACGGCGCCACCGTCCTCGACGAAGCCTCACTCGCCCGGGCGCGTGAGCTGGTCGGCTTGAAGGGCTACGTCACCAACATCCCCGCCGATCTGATGCCCGCCGGTGAGGTCGTCGCCAGCTATCACGACCTGTGGCACGTCGAGCAGTCATTCCGGATGTCCAAAACCGACCTCGCCGCCAGGCCGATCTTCCACCACACCCGCGACGCGATCGAGGCCCACCTGACCATCGTGTTCGCTGCCCTCGCGATCGCCCGCGACCTGCAGAACAGCACCGGCGCGAGCATCAAGAAGATCATCACGACCCTGCGGCCGATCCAGGAGATCACCGTCCGCATCGCCGGCCACGAGCACCTCGCCGCCGACCCGACCACCCCAGCAGCCCAGGCGATCCTCACCGCGCTACAGGCCAGACCTCACTGA
- a CDS encoding helix-turn-helix domain-containing protein, whose protein sequence is MITLEDWALIRRLAADGVPKTRIAAQLGISRTTVIKAVNSDAPPRYERKAGPTSFTAFEPAVRALLDEVPDMPATVLAERVGWTGSIRWFSENVKRLRPDHRPVDPADRITWTVGDAAQGDLWFPPRKIPLEDGTTKLLPVLVITAAHSRFITGRMIPTRKTEDLLLGSWELIQQLGRVPRRLIWDNEAGIGRGQRRAEGVASFMGTLATKLVLLPPNDPESKGLLERRNGWFETSFMPGRS, encoded by the coding sequence GTGATCACTTTGGAGGACTGGGCGCTGATCAGAAGGCTGGCTGCAGACGGGGTGCCGAAGACGCGGATCGCAGCGCAGCTGGGGATCTCGCGGACCACGGTCATCAAGGCGGTGAACTCGGACGCTCCGCCGCGTTATGAGCGCAAGGCGGGGCCGACGTCGTTCACCGCGTTCGAGCCGGCGGTGCGGGCGCTGCTGGACGAGGTGCCGGACATGCCCGCGACGGTGTTGGCCGAGCGGGTCGGCTGGACGGGCTCGATCCGCTGGTTCTCGGAGAACGTGAAGCGGCTGCGCCCGGATCACCGACCGGTCGACCCGGCTGACCGGATCACCTGGACCGTCGGCGACGCCGCGCAGGGCGACTTGTGGTTCCCGCCGCGCAAGATCCCGCTCGAGGACGGCACCACGAAGTTGTTGCCGGTGCTGGTGATCACAGCCGCGCACTCGCGGTTCATCACCGGGCGGATGATCCCGACCCGGAAGACCGAGGACCTGCTACTCGGGTCGTGGGAGCTGATCCAGCAGCTCGGGCGGGTCCCGCGTCGGCTGATCTGGGACAACGAGGCAGGCATCGGTCGCGGTCAACGCCGCGCCGAAGGGGTGGCCTCGTTCATGGGCACCCTGGCCACCAAGCTGGTGCTGCTGCCACCGAATGACCCGGAGTCCAAGGGCCTGCTGGAGCGACGCAACGGCTGGTTCGAGACCTCCTTCATGCCCGGCCGGTCCTGA
- a CDS encoding Mu transposase domain-containing protein: protein MARVRLERRNGWFETSFMPGRSFRSPDDFNDQFTDWLDKADARVVRTIKAAPVDLVQADRAAMLPLPPVPLHLGWRNKIRLGRDYYVRLDTNDYSVDPTVIGRMVDVSADLDRVRVHCEGRVVAEHPRVWARGTTVTDPVHVETAAWLRKQFQQPRPAAAAGDDLARDLSDYDRAFGLEVN, encoded by the coding sequence GTGGCACGAGTCAGGCTGGAGCGACGCAACGGCTGGTTCGAGACCTCCTTCATGCCCGGCCGGTCCTTCAGGTCGCCGGACGACTTCAACGACCAGTTCACCGACTGGCTGGACAAGGCCGACGCCCGCGTGGTGCGCACGATCAAGGCCGCACCGGTCGACCTGGTCCAGGCCGACCGGGCCGCGATGCTGCCGCTGCCACCGGTCCCGCTGCACCTGGGCTGGCGCAACAAGATCCGGCTCGGGCGGGACTACTACGTCCGTCTGGACACCAACGACTACTCCGTCGACCCGACCGTGATCGGCCGCATGGTCGACGTCAGCGCGGACCTTGACCGGGTCCGCGTTCACTGCGAGGGCCGGGTCGTGGCCGAACACCCGCGAGTGTGGGCCCGAGGAACCACGGTCACCGACCCGGTCCATGTCGAGACCGCCGCTTGGCTGCGCAAACAGTTCCAGCAACCCCGCCCTGCCGCCGCTGCTGGCGATGACCTGGCCCGGGATCTCAGCGACTACGACCGCGCTTTCGGTCTGGAGGTCAACTGA